In the genome of Kitasatospora cathayae, one region contains:
- a CDS encoding LysR family transcriptional regulator, whose amino-acid sequence MDLRRLRYFVAVAEELHFGRAAARLHMSQPPLSQRIRELENELGCRLFQRSAQGVRLTEAGSVLLGEARELLDAAERARERVRETGRRRTIVVGTVAGAGLEFGPRAAAAFRRTHPDAQVRLCEADISDPTAGLRSGRVDVALTRLPFDTAGLTVRLLETEPLVAVVPADDPVARRPHLRVGDLLGRPWIRLPEDADAAWRRYWLGEADSGEAVERSAGTGSGPVVRTVSECLHAIVWQGAVGILPAGATHRHRTEGIAFVPLTDYPPSRVVLAWPSEVPDPAVLAFVEAVGARTVPDTDGAPGTAYDLFNRPPDLLNIP is encoded by the coding sequence ATGGATCTTCGCCGCCTGCGGTACTTCGTCGCCGTGGCCGAGGAGTTGCACTTCGGTCGCGCGGCCGCGCGGCTGCACATGTCGCAGCCACCGCTCAGCCAGCGCATACGCGAGCTGGAGAACGAACTCGGCTGTCGGCTGTTCCAGCGGTCCGCGCAGGGCGTCCGGCTCACTGAGGCCGGCTCGGTCCTGCTGGGCGAGGCACGGGAGTTGCTCGACGCGGCAGAGCGGGCGCGGGAACGGGTACGGGAAACGGGCCGGCGGCGCACCATCGTGGTGGGCACCGTTGCCGGAGCCGGTCTCGAATTCGGCCCCCGCGCAGCCGCAGCCTTTCGCCGTACCCATCCCGACGCGCAAGTACGGCTGTGCGAGGCGGACATCAGCGACCCGACGGCGGGGCTGCGGTCCGGTCGGGTCGACGTCGCGCTGACGCGGCTCCCGTTCGACACCGCGGGCCTCACGGTCCGGCTGCTGGAGACCGAGCCGCTGGTCGCCGTGGTTCCGGCGGACGACCCCGTGGCGCGGCGGCCCCACCTGCGGGTCGGCGACCTGCTGGGTCGACCGTGGATCCGCCTGCCCGAGGACGCCGACGCGGCCTGGCGGCGGTACTGGCTCGGCGAGGCCGACAGCGGCGAGGCGGTGGAGCGGTCTGCGGGCACCGGCTCGGGGCCGGTGGTCCGCACGGTGTCGGAGTGCCTGCATGCCATCGTGTGGCAGGGTGCCGTCGGCATCCTTCCCGCCGGTGCGACCCACCGCCACCGAACCGAGGGCATCGCCTTCGTCCCGCTGACCGACTACCCGCCGAGCCGAGTCGTGCTCGCCTGGCCGTCAGAGGTCCCCGACCCTGCGGTCCTCGCCTTCGTCGAGGCGGTCGGTGCGAGGACCGTTCCGGACACGGACGGAGCGCCAGGTACCGCCTACGACCTCTTCAACCGGCCGCCGGACCTGCTGAACATCCCCTGA
- a CDS encoding carboxymuconolactone decarboxylase family protein, whose product MHQHSHGYAEPADLQRARQVGRLAPEEFAAWQSFQEVVDRGNGSVPRKYRELVAIAVALTTQCSYCLDVHTAQARRHGVTPEELAEVIFVAGAVRAGGSLAHGLQAMKLYDGHSAASSPS is encoded by the coding sequence ATGCACCAGCACAGCCACGGCTACGCCGAGCCGGCCGATCTGCAACGCGCCCGGCAGGTCGGCCGGCTCGCTCCCGAGGAGTTCGCCGCCTGGCAGTCCTTCCAGGAGGTCGTCGACCGCGGAAACGGCTCTGTGCCGCGCAAGTACCGTGAGCTCGTGGCGATCGCCGTGGCGCTGACCACCCAGTGCTCGTACTGCCTCGACGTGCACACCGCCCAGGCCCGCCGACACGGCGTCACCCCCGAGGAACTCGCGGAGGTCATCTTCGTCGCCGGAGCGGTGCGTGCCGGCGGATCGCTGGCTCATGGCCTGCAGGCGATGAAGCTCTACGACGGGCACTCGGCCGCGTCGTCGCCTTCGTAG
- a CDS encoding YrhB domain-containing protein → MISRERAVELVESYLERERPNWAWARLIPKLAVYAVEERSVGWLVYWTSEEGARDPALRGTLLGGPYLVDREDGSIHVVPGVHWTDEWEEDYLRQTKGIRAPDPLAADVLRLADSVGTAAAMQHLRKQALRMSLRDAKAYVTIVRDGSEPPEELANLTREPNPNLGPIETLAGPVQ, encoded by the coding sequence GTGATTTCCCGTGAACGAGCGGTCGAGCTGGTCGAGTCCTATCTGGAGCGGGAGCGCCCGAACTGGGCCTGGGCGAGGCTGATTCCGAAGCTGGCCGTCTACGCCGTCGAGGAGCGGTCGGTCGGGTGGCTCGTCTACTGGACCTCGGAGGAGGGCGCCCGCGACCCGGCTCTGCGCGGGACCCTCCTGGGCGGCCCCTACCTGGTCGACCGGGAGGACGGGAGCATCCACGTCGTACCCGGCGTCCACTGGACCGACGAATGGGAAGAGGACTACCTCCGGCAGACCAAGGGCATCCGGGCGCCCGACCCCCTCGCCGCGGACGTCCTCCGGCTCGCGGACTCCGTCGGCACCGCCGCCGCCATGCAGCACCTGCGCAAGCAGGCCCTCCGGATGAGCCTGCGGGACGCCAAGGCCTACGTGACGATCGTCAGGGACGGGAGCGAACCGCCCGAGGAGTTGGCGAACCTCACCCGTGAGCCCAATCCGAACCTGGGCCCGATCGAGACGCTGGCCGGCCCGGTCCAGTAG